From the genome of Virgibacillus proomii, one region includes:
- a CDS encoding FeoB small GTPase domain-containing protein, translating to MSHTIALAGNPNTGKSTLFNLLTGLRQHTGNWPGKTVMLAEGELKTDKHIYKVIDLPGTYSLYSNSADEEVARDYIIFEQPDVTVVVVDATSLARNLNLALQVLEMTDQAILCVNLIDEARNKGITIDKEELSRQLGIPVVLISAREKMGIIQLLKTIDQMIEGKIHTNPYKIKYNSMVEKQINELEPQIKQIVGDALPSRWVALRLLDGDTKLLEALKAYISNPEFTSLKHEPMKGGCCHGA from the coding sequence ATGAGTCATACAATTGCTTTAGCGGGAAATCCTAATACAGGGAAAAGTACACTTTTTAATCTACTGACAGGCTTAAGGCAACATACCGGAAACTGGCCTGGTAAAACCGTTATGCTTGCAGAAGGCGAATTAAAAACAGATAAGCATATATATAAAGTAATTGATTTGCCTGGAACTTATTCACTCTATTCAAACTCAGCCGATGAAGAGGTTGCCAGAGACTACATTATTTTTGAACAGCCGGATGTTACAGTAGTCGTTGTCGATGCTACATCATTAGCAAGAAATTTGAATTTAGCATTGCAAGTATTAGAAATGACAGATCAAGCAATCCTATGTGTGAACCTTATTGATGAAGCAAGGAATAAAGGGATAACAATAGATAAAGAGGAGTTATCGAGACAGCTTGGTATCCCCGTTGTATTGATCTCCGCACGAGAAAAAATGGGTATTATTCAACTGTTGAAAACCATTGATCAGATGATTGAAGGAAAAATTCATACAAATCCATATAAAATTAAATATAATTCTATGGTTGAAAAACAAATTAACGAATTAGAACCGCAGATTAAGCAAATTGTTGGAGATGCTTTACCCTCAAGGTGGGTAGCATTACGTTTGTTAGATGGCGATACTAAATTACTGGAAGCTTTAAAAGCATATATTAGTAATCCAGAGTTTACAAGTTTAAAACATGAGCCAATGAAGGGAGGGTGCTGTCATGGCGCATAA
- the thiS gene encoding sulfur carrier protein ThiS produces the protein MNIRVNGQTIHFPKEKMTIIDLLSSYQLQEKIAVVERNKEIVSKEAYRQTELKDGDTIEIVHFVGGG, from the coding sequence ATGAATATCCGTGTAAATGGTCAAACAATTCATTTTCCTAAAGAAAAGATGACCATTATCGATTTGCTTTCCAGCTATCAATTGCAAGAAAAAATAGCAGTCGTTGAACGAAACAAAGAGATTGTTTCAAAAGAAGCGTATCGACAGACAGAACTTAAAGATGGGGATACGATTGAAATCGTTCATTTTGTTGGAGGAGGTTAA
- a CDS encoding ABC transporter ATP-binding protein, which yields MATVIEMKNVSWKRDGEVLLNNINWKVNKGEHWAILGLNGSGKTTLLNMINGYIWPTTGKITVLGNMFGKTDLRNLRKRIGWVSSSLQEKIKGTNTVEAIILSGKHASIGLYEQLEKTDVEFAYQLMKKLGIEYLQNRPYQTVSQGEKQRILIARGLMAKPDLLILDEPTNGLDFLAREELLSSINELAKQHDAPTIIFVTHHMEEVLSVFSHVLLLRDGTIFQEGLTNEITSSASLSEFYHIPVEVTKKNERTWISLKRL from the coding sequence TTGGCAACTGTAATTGAAATGAAAAATGTTTCATGGAAAAGAGACGGGGAGGTTTTGTTAAATAATATAAATTGGAAAGTAAATAAAGGAGAGCATTGGGCAATACTCGGATTGAATGGTTCTGGCAAAACAACGTTATTGAATATGATAAATGGTTATATTTGGCCGACTACTGGCAAAATCACTGTCTTAGGAAATATGTTTGGAAAAACGGATTTACGGAATTTGAGAAAGAGAATAGGTTGGGTAAGCTCATCATTACAAGAGAAAATAAAAGGAACGAATACGGTCGAAGCTATCATTCTTAGCGGTAAACATGCTTCTATTGGTTTATATGAGCAGCTGGAGAAAACAGATGTTGAGTTTGCTTACCAATTAATGAAAAAACTAGGTATCGAATATTTGCAAAACCGACCTTACCAAACCGTTTCACAAGGGGAAAAACAGAGAATTTTAATTGCACGCGGGCTGATGGCAAAACCAGATTTATTAATTTTAGATGAACCGACGAACGGGCTCGATTTTCTAGCACGTGAAGAACTCCTAAGCTCCATTAATGAATTAGCTAAACAGCATGATGCACCAACAATTATATTTGTAACGCATCATATGGAGGAAGTTCTATCAGTGTTTTCGCATGTACTTCTGCTTCGAGATGGGACAATCTTTCAAGAAGGGCTTACCAATGAGATTACTTCTAGTGCGAGTTTATCTGAGTTCTATCATATACCTGTTGAAGTTACTAAAAAGAACGAGCGAACATGGATTTCTTTAAAGAGACTATAA
- a CDS encoding thiazole synthase, with amino-acid sequence MLKIGDKTFQSRLLLGTGKYPNFQVQKEAVAVSDTEILTFAVRRMNIFDPNEPNLLEELDLKKYTLLPNTAGAKTAEEAVRIAHLAKASGLCDMIKVEIIGCERTLLPDPFETLKASKQLVDEGFTVLTYTSDDVVLAKRLEEAGVHAVMPAASPIGSGQGVVNPLYLQFIIEQAEIPVIVDAGIGAPSDAAYAMELGADGILLNTAVSGAKNPAKMAEAMKLAVESGRLGYEAGRIAKKEYATKSSPEAAMME; translated from the coding sequence ATGTTAAAAATAGGGGATAAGACGTTTCAATCCAGGTTATTGCTAGGTACTGGAAAATATCCAAACTTCCAAGTACAAAAAGAAGCTGTTGCAGTTTCAGATACAGAAATACTAACTTTTGCAGTAAGAAGAATGAACATTTTTGATCCAAATGAGCCGAATTTGTTAGAAGAACTGGATTTAAAAAAGTATACCTTGTTGCCAAATACCGCTGGAGCAAAAACAGCCGAGGAAGCAGTTCGGATTGCACATTTAGCAAAAGCATCCGGACTATGTGACATGATTAAGGTAGAAATTATTGGCTGTGAGAGGACGTTGTTGCCAGATCCGTTTGAAACGTTAAAAGCATCGAAACAGCTTGTAGATGAAGGATTTACTGTGCTGACATATACGTCAGATGATGTCGTGCTGGCAAAACGTCTAGAAGAAGCAGGGGTTCACGCGGTAATGCCGGCAGCTTCACCAATAGGCTCTGGTCAAGGAGTTGTAAACCCACTTTACTTACAATTTATTATCGAGCAGGCAGAGATCCCTGTTATTGTCGATGCAGGTATTGGTGCTCCAAGTGATGCCGCCTACGCTATGGAACTTGGGGCAGACGGTATCCTATTAAATACAGCAGTCTCTGGTGCCAAGAATCCTGCGAAAATGGCTGAAGCAATGAAGTTAGCGGTGGAGTCAGGTCGACTTGGATATGAAGCAGGTCGCATAGCAAAAAAGGAGTATGCAACAAAAAGCAGTCCAGAAGCGGCGATGATGGAATGA
- a CDS encoding thiamine phosphate synthase: MKLIAVTDGKMAEAELIKTVQAIAPYVNFIILREKQKSPRAYLAFVNRLLAAGVPKDRLCIHEHAVICAITGVNRLHLPENSLPVNKIKQLFPSLTIGVSVHTLPKAVEAGQNGADYVMYGHVYATASKKGMEPRGIKQLEKIISSVYLPVIAIGGINVTKIEELAQVNTDGIAVMSAVFSQENPLEAVKILREVVSKSEQSS; the protein is encoded by the coding sequence ATGAAACTAATTGCAGTTACTGATGGAAAAATGGCAGAAGCGGAGTTAATAAAAACGGTGCAAGCTATCGCTCCTTATGTTAATTTTATTATTTTAAGAGAAAAGCAGAAATCGCCGCGAGCGTACTTAGCGTTTGTGAATCGTTTATTAGCTGCCGGAGTGCCTAAGGACCGTCTCTGTATCCATGAACATGCTGTAATTTGTGCCATAACAGGTGTAAACAGGCTCCATTTACCGGAAAACAGCTTGCCTGTAAATAAAATTAAACAACTATTTCCATCATTAACGATAGGTGTTTCTGTTCATACTTTACCAAAAGCTGTGGAGGCAGGGCAAAATGGTGCAGATTATGTCATGTATGGGCATGTTTATGCTACTGCTAGTAAAAAAGGAATGGAGCCTAGAGGAATAAAGCAATTAGAAAAAATTATTTCCTCTGTTTATCTTCCGGTTATAGCAATTGGCGGCATTAATGTAACAAAAATTGAAGAACTAGCACAAGTGAATACTGATGGAATAGCTGTTATGTCAGCTGTTTTTTCTCAAGAAAATCCACTAGAAGCTGTGAAGATACTAAGAGAGGTGGTTAGTAAAAGTGAACAATCATCATGA
- a CDS encoding FeoA family protein, whose amino-acid sequence MIEDKPIYQFQIGDKLEITSIQVKDIMRRRLLDLGFVQGAVIEVVQKSPLGDPIAFKVFNTTIALRKEESSLIYGKKVLKEVI is encoded by the coding sequence ATGATTGAAGATAAGCCAATTTATCAATTTCAAATTGGAGACAAACTAGAAATAACTTCTATACAAGTAAAAGATATTATGCGAAGGAGGCTGCTTGATTTAGGGTTCGTACAAGGTGCAGTTATTGAAGTGGTGCAAAAAAGCCCCTTAGGAGATCCTATCGCATTTAAAGTATTCAATACGACGATTGCCTTAAGAAAAGAAGAAAGCTCATTAATTTATGGAAAAAAAGTACTGAAAGAGGTGATATAA
- a CDS encoding nucleoside recognition domain-containing protein, giving the protein MAHNAEHQLDQLFKQYGDNTSHEMRDHIVSRIYQTSQTLTNKSVHYTKKKVSWLDENLDKILTSRIYGFPIMLMLLGVVIYLTIVGANYPGIVITKIFSVVEGWLTAFFQLVHAPDWLYGVLVEGFYRGTSWVVSVMLPPMAIFFPMFALLENFGYLPRVAFNLDRVFKKSGAHGKQSLTMAMGFGCNAAAVMSSRIIESPRERMIAILTNNFVPCNGRWPLLILLAGLFMAAGFSGGMSTFVSAAVVVGIVLFGIVMTVFVSWSLSKTLLRGVPSHYTLELPPYRKPKIWNTIVRATLDKSWFVLKRAVIVAAPASIITWILANIFVGDQSVLEHFAGFLDPFAHAIGLDGFILTAFILGFPANEIVLPILLMGYLATGSMIEVDNLSDLKQIFLDHGWTWLTALNMMLFSLLHYPCGTTMLNIWKETKSAKWTFVSFALPTAIAIIVTFTIAQVVRGFGWV; this is encoded by the coding sequence ATGGCGCATAATGCAGAACATCAACTTGATCAGCTTTTTAAACAATATGGTGACAATACTTCCCATGAAATGAGAGATCATATCGTTTCTAGAATCTATCAAACTTCACAAACTCTTACGAATAAATCGGTTCATTATACGAAGAAAAAAGTATCTTGGCTCGATGAAAACTTGGATAAAATCCTAACATCACGCATATACGGTTTCCCAATTATGCTTATGTTACTCGGAGTTGTCATTTATTTAACGATTGTAGGAGCAAACTATCCAGGAATTGTCATCACCAAAATCTTTTCCGTTGTTGAAGGTTGGCTTACTGCTTTTTTTCAATTGGTACACGCTCCTGACTGGCTATACGGAGTTTTAGTTGAAGGATTTTATCGAGGAACATCATGGGTTGTGAGTGTCATGTTACCTCCGATGGCAATTTTCTTCCCTATGTTCGCATTACTTGAGAACTTTGGTTACTTGCCACGAGTTGCTTTTAATTTGGACCGAGTATTTAAAAAATCAGGGGCTCATGGAAAACAATCCCTAACCATGGCGATGGGATTTGGCTGTAATGCAGCTGCGGTTATGTCATCGAGAATCATAGAGTCGCCAAGAGAACGTATGATAGCTATTTTAACAAACAACTTTGTACCTTGTAATGGTCGTTGGCCATTATTAATTTTACTTGCTGGGTTATTTATGGCTGCCGGATTTTCAGGCGGGATGAGTACCTTCGTGTCAGCAGCTGTTGTTGTTGGGATTGTATTGTTCGGTATTGTAATGACTGTTTTTGTTTCTTGGTCATTGTCTAAAACGTTATTACGAGGTGTGCCATCTCATTATACACTGGAATTACCACCTTATAGAAAACCGAAAATATGGAACACGATTGTTCGGGCTACATTAGATAAATCATGGTTTGTTTTAAAAAGAGCTGTTATTGTTGCTGCACCAGCCTCGATCATCACATGGATTTTGGCAAATATCTTTGTTGGTGATCAAAGTGTACTCGAGCATTTTGCCGGCTTTTTAGATCCATTCGCTCATGCTATCGGATTAGACGGTTTTATTTTAACCGCCTTTATTTTAGGATTTCCAGCAAATGAAATTGTCCTACCAATTCTGTTAATGGGATACCTCGCCACTGGATCTATGATTGAAGTAGATAACTTAAGTGATTTAAAACAAATCTTTCTCGATCATGGCTGGACGTGGTTAACCGCACTAAACATGATGCTGTTTTCGCTTTTACATTATCCTTGTGGAACAACGATGCTAAATATTTGGAAAGAAACAAAAAGCGCCAAATGGACATTTGTTTCCTTTGCTCTACCGACAGCTATCGCTATTATAGTAACTTTTACAATTGCTCAGGTCGTAAGAGGTTTTGGCTGGGTATAA
- a CDS encoding response regulator transcription factor, whose amino-acid sequence MTKILIVDDEEVIREVLAAYFEKEGWNIIFATNGLEALKQIKEENPDIIILDLMLPDISGEEVCRLTRKDNDVPIIMLTAKSAEDDIINGIVIGADDYVTKPFSPREVVVRTKGLLRRVRKSISNRKLSFNNQQLVIDHFKKEVRFNDQLISLTPNEYKILVTMASYPGRVYSRGDLLVKIQEDDNYFEGYERSIDTHIKNLRKKIETDSRQPVFILTVFGMGYKFGGKPDEANTSY is encoded by the coding sequence GTGACAAAAATACTAATTGTTGACGACGAAGAAGTTATTCGTGAAGTGTTAGCAGCTTATTTTGAAAAAGAGGGCTGGAATATTATATTTGCAACAAATGGATTAGAAGCTTTAAAACAAATAAAGGAAGAAAACCCCGATATTATTATTCTTGATTTAATGTTGCCGGATATTTCGGGGGAAGAGGTTTGCAGATTAACAAGAAAAGATAACGATGTTCCGATCATTATGCTTACAGCTAAATCTGCAGAGGATGATATTATAAATGGGATCGTCATCGGAGCAGATGATTATGTAACCAAACCATTTAGTCCAAGAGAAGTAGTTGTCCGTACTAAAGGATTGTTACGACGAGTGAGAAAATCAATAAGTAATCGTAAACTCAGCTTTAATAATCAACAATTAGTTATTGATCATTTTAAAAAAGAAGTTCGTTTTAATGATCAACTCATTTCACTAACTCCGAATGAATATAAAATATTAGTAACCATGGCAAGTTATCCGGGTAGAGTGTACAGCCGAGGTGATTTATTAGTTAAGATTCAAGAAGATGATAACTATTTTGAAGGTTATGAGCGAAGTATTGATACACATATTAAAAATTTGCGAAAAAAGATCGAAACAGATTCTCGACAACCTGTGTTTATTTTGACTGTATTTGGAATGGGATATAAGTTTGGAGGAAAGCCGGATGAGGCTAACACTTCGTACTAA
- a CDS encoding ThiF family adenylyltransferase — protein sequence MISERYSRQQLFAPIGMEGQDQLAKKHVLIVGAGALGSANGEMLARAGIGKITIIDRDYIEWSNLSRQQLYTEEDARLSRTKAKAAELRLKAINSTISIKGIADEFEPEKAERLLEQVDFVIDGTDNFNTRFIINDACAKSNISWVYGGCLTSNGIVLPIVPRKTPCLNCLVDKLPQEGRTCDTVGIIAPAVQITASYQTAECLKYLTGHEMSQEMLHFDVWERTYASINVSKLMDPNCPSCSKQATYPYLTKQQGMQTAILCGRDTVQVRPNQVKSMSIFALTKQLKPLVDSIRDNGELLMFTIENTRFVVFKDGRTLIHGVNDVQKARKLYQRYIGA from the coding sequence ATGATTTCAGAACGATATTCTCGTCAACAATTGTTTGCACCAATTGGGATGGAAGGCCAAGATCAGCTGGCAAAAAAGCATGTTCTAATTGTAGGTGCCGGGGCATTAGGAAGTGCAAATGGTGAGATGCTAGCAAGGGCTGGGATTGGAAAAATTACGATCATTGATCGGGATTATATTGAATGGAGTAATTTGAGCAGACAACAGCTTTATACCGAAGAAGATGCCAGACTTTCTCGGACTAAAGCAAAAGCAGCAGAATTAAGATTAAAAGCAATTAATTCAACGATTTCGATTAAAGGAATTGCTGATGAATTTGAACCAGAAAAAGCAGAGAGATTACTAGAACAGGTAGATTTTGTAATTGACGGGACAGATAATTTCAATACAAGGTTTATCATCAATGATGCTTGTGCAAAATCAAACATTTCTTGGGTATACGGCGGGTGTTTAACAAGCAATGGTATTGTTTTACCAATTGTACCTAGAAAAACGCCTTGCCTAAATTGCCTTGTTGATAAACTTCCACAAGAAGGGAGAACCTGTGATACAGTGGGAATTATAGCACCAGCCGTTCAAATTACAGCGAGCTATCAAACAGCGGAATGCTTGAAATATTTAACAGGTCATGAAATGTCACAAGAAATGCTTCATTTTGATGTGTGGGAGCGGACATATGCCTCAATTAATGTGAGTAAGTTAATGGATCCTAATTGTCCGTCTTGTTCCAAACAAGCTACCTACCCTTATTTAACTAAGCAACAAGGAATGCAAACGGCTATCTTATGTGGAAGAGATACTGTGCAGGTACGACCAAATCAAGTGAAAAGTATGTCTATTTTTGCATTAACGAAGCAATTAAAGCCGCTTGTAGATTCCATTAGAGATAATGGAGAGTTGCTTATGTTTACGATTGAAAATACACGTTTTGTCGTTTTTAAAGACGGTCGCACGTTGATTCATGGGGTAAACGATGTCCAGAAAGCTAGGAAATTGTATCAACGGTATATTGGAGCGTAA
- a CDS encoding PTS sugar transporter subunit IIA — MCNILHERNLIDYTFLPAIYEREKIAPTAFGNLVAIPHPIVPKSRKTFLTVCTLKKPILWADKQVQFICLISIKKNTEEELQPMYDLISEIIDNNCLVQHLIKASTYHDFVKQLSKCGINFISCRNHVVK; from the coding sequence TTGTGCAACATTTTACATGAAAGAAATTTGATTGATTACACATTTTTACCGGCTATTTATGAACGAGAAAAGATTGCTCCTACAGCTTTTGGAAATCTAGTAGCCATCCCCCATCCAATTGTACCAAAATCACGGAAAACATTTTTAACAGTTTGTACGTTGAAAAAACCAATTTTATGGGCAGATAAACAAGTTCAGTTTATTTGCTTAATTAGTATAAAGAAAAATACCGAAGAAGAATTACAACCAATGTATGATTTAATAAGCGAAATCATTGATAATAACTGCCTTGTGCAACATTTAATTAAAGCTAGTACGTATCATGATTTTGTTAAGCAATTATCCAAATGTGGTATTAATTTTATAAGCTGTCGAAACCATGTTGTTAAGTGA